A region of Acidithiobacillus ferridurans DNA encodes the following proteins:
- a CDS encoding ribbon-helix-helix domain-containing protein, with translation MNTVRWNIAVSPEVDQSVRMFIAAQGGGRKGDLSRFIEEAVRAYLLERAVDQAKTTAAGMSEADLTDLIDEAVQWAREH, from the coding sequence ATGAATACCGTTCGCTGGAACATCGCCGTGTCGCCGGAGGTGGATCAGTCCGTGCGCATGTTCATCGCTGCACAGGGCGGCGGCCGCAAGGGCGATTTGTCTCGCTTCATCGAGGAAGCCGTGCGCGCCTATCTCCTGGAGCGCGCCGTCGATCAGGCCAAGACCACCGCCGCCGGCATGAGCGAAGCCGATCTGACCGACCTTATCGACGAAGCGGTGCAATGGGCGCGTGAGCATTGA
- a CDS encoding type II toxin-antitoxin system TacA family antitoxin, which yields MPVTVSTARLEARISTDLHAMLKRAAELQGRTMTDFVVSAVQDAAQRAIEQAEVIRLSLADQECFAQALLSPPKPTPALERAFARRSKLLRTE from the coding sequence ATGCCAGTCACCGTCTCTACCGCCCGTCTCGAAGCCAGAATCAGTACGGATCTGCATGCGATGCTCAAGCGTGCCGCCGAACTTCAGGGGCGCACCATGACCGATTTCGTGGTATCTGCCGTCCAGGACGCCGCGCAACGCGCCATCGAACAAGCCGAAGTGATCCGTCTGTCGCTGGCCGATCAGGAGTGTTTCGCGCAAGCGTTGCTGTCGCCACCGAAACCAACCCCCGCTTTGGAACGCGCCTTTGCCCGTCGCAGCAAGCTCTTGCGCACGGAATGA
- a CDS encoding glycosyltransferase family 4 protein — MRIAIVHDWLVVYAGAERVLEQMLACYPEAELFSLVDFLPAGQRAFIRNKPVSTSFIQRLPKARKKYRAYLPLMPLAVEQFDLSAYDLVISSSHAVAKGVLTGPDQLHLCMCYSPIRYAWDLQHQYLREAGLERGIKGWMAKLILHYIRLWDVRTANGVDAFIAISHYIARRIRKAYGRDSTIIYPPVDVADFPLRTDKEDFYVTASRMVPYKKLDLIVEAFNAMPDKRLVVIGDGPDFAKIKAKAGPNVQLLGFAGPDVLRDHLQRARAFVFAAEEDFGIAPLEAQACGTPVIAFGKGGALETIIPLPEVECAAPSAAPTGVFFYEPSVAAIIAAVERFEGAGAAITPQACRENALRFAPERFRAEFTAFVEREWAAFRGGKQG; from the coding sequence ATGCGCATTGCTATCGTTCATGATTGGTTGGTAGTCTACGCCGGCGCGGAGCGGGTGCTGGAGCAGATGCTCGCCTGTTATCCCGAGGCCGAACTATTCAGCCTGGTGGATTTCTTGCCCGCCGGTCAGCGTGCATTCATCCGCAACAAACCGGTGAGCACGTCTTTCATCCAGCGTCTGCCCAAAGCGCGCAAGAAATACCGGGCTTATCTGCCCCTCATGCCGCTAGCCGTGGAGCAGTTCGATCTCTCTGCGTATGACCTTGTGATCAGCAGCAGTCATGCGGTGGCCAAGGGGGTGCTGACCGGGCCGGACCAACTGCATCTGTGCATGTGCTACTCCCCCATACGCTATGCCTGGGACCTGCAGCACCAGTATCTGCGGGAGGCGGGACTGGAGCGGGGCATCAAGGGATGGATGGCGAAGTTGATCCTGCACTACATCCGCCTTTGGGATGTGCGCACGGCCAACGGGGTGGACGCTTTCATCGCTATTTCCCATTACATCGCCCGGCGCATCCGCAAGGCGTACGGGCGGGATTCCACCATTATCTATCCGCCGGTAGATGTGGCGGATTTCCCTCTGCGCACGGACAAGGAGGATTTCTACGTCACCGCTTCGCGCATGGTCCCCTACAAAAAACTGGACCTGATCGTCGAGGCGTTCAATGCCATGCCGGACAAGCGCTTGGTGGTGATTGGGGACGGGCCGGATTTCGCCAAGATCAAGGCCAAGGCGGGGCCGAACGTGCAATTGCTGGGTTTTGCAGGTCCTGATGTACTACGTGACCACCTGCAGCGGGCGCGCGCCTTCGTCTTCGCTGCGGAGGAGGATTTTGGCATCGCCCCCCTGGAGGCTCAGGCCTGCGGCACACCCGTCATCGCCTTTGGCAAGGGCGGGGCGCTGGAGACCATCATTCCTCTGCCGGAGGTGGAGTGTGCCGCGCCGTCCGCCGCACCCACCGGCGTATTCTTTTACGAACCATCCGTCGCCGCCATCATCGCCGCCGTGGAGCGCTTCGAGGGTGCGGGTGCGGCCATCACCCCGCAAGCCTGCCGCGAAAACGCCCTGCGCTTTGCCCCGGAGCGCTTCCGCGCGGAGTTCACGGCCTTCGTGGAGCGGGAGTGGGCGGCGTTCCGGGGCGGTAAACAGGGCTGA
- a CDS encoding PCP reductase family protein has translation MSEQTLPWDEDALQRMEKMPSFVRNMAKAKIEKAAREAGESKVTAAFLDANKGKLMG, from the coding sequence ATGAGCGAACAGACGCTGCCCTGGGACGAAGACGCACTGCAACGCATGGAGAAGATGCCTTCTTTCGTGCGCAACATGGCCAAGGCCAAAATCGAGAAGGCCGCCAGGGAAGCGGGCGAATCGAAAGTCACCGCCGCGTTTCTCGATGCCAACAAAGGGAAACTGATGGGTTAG
- a CDS encoding ABC transporter ATP-binding protein, translating into MILTARDITKSFGEAPNQAYALRDVSFAVDFGEMLYIVGPSGSGKTTLLSIISGILRPDDGDVVVKDTDIWKLGSDALAGFRLQTIGFVFQDYHLFPRLTTLENVAIPLILRREPWDKSLAAARKTLQIVGLAEKESLPPYKLSGGEQQRVAIARAIVAQPDLLIFDEPTASLDGDTGRKIVAFVKEHILNTQRAIIIVTHDSRIYEYATRIIRMEDGRIVPGAGADHEK; encoded by the coding sequence ATGATCCTGACCGCGCGGGATATCACCAAATCCTTTGGCGAAGCGCCGAACCAGGCCTACGCGCTGCGCGATGTCAGCTTCGCGGTGGACTTCGGCGAGATGCTCTATATCGTCGGCCCCTCCGGCTCCGGCAAAACCACGCTGTTGAGCATCATCTCCGGCATCCTGCGCCCCGATGACGGCGATGTGGTGGTGAAGGATACGGATATCTGGAAGCTGGGCAGTGACGCACTGGCCGGCTTTCGCCTGCAGACCATCGGTTTTGTTTTTCAGGATTACCATCTCTTTCCTCGCCTGACCACCCTGGAAAATGTGGCCATTCCGCTGATTCTCCGGCGCGAGCCCTGGGACAAGAGTCTGGCGGCGGCGCGCAAAACGTTGCAGATCGTCGGTCTGGCGGAAAAAGAAAGCCTGCCGCCCTACAAACTAAGCGGGGGCGAGCAGCAACGGGTCGCCATCGCCCGCGCCATCGTTGCCCAACCGGACCTGCTGATTTTCGATGAGCCTACCGCTTCCCTGGATGGGGACACCGGCAGGAAAATCGTCGCCTTCGTCAAGGAGCATATTTTGAATACGCAGCGTGCGATCATCATCGTGACTCACGACAGCAGAATCTATGAATACGCGACGCGGATCATCCGCATGGAAGATGGCCGGATCGTCCCCGGGGCAGGAGCGGACCATGAGAAATAA
- the merT gene encoding mercuric ion transporter MerT, protein MSEPQTGRGALFAGGLAAILASTCCLGPLVLVALGISGAWIGNLTALEPYRPFFIAAALIALFFAWRRIYRSAQACKPGEVCAIPQVRSVYKLVFWIVAALILVAIAFPYVLPLFY, encoded by the coding sequence ATGTCTGAACCACAAACCGGGCGCGGCGCGCTCTTCGCCGGCGGGCTGGCCGCCATCCTCGCCTCGACCTGCTGCCTCGGGCCGCTGGTCCTGGTCGCCTTGGGAATCAGCGGCGCCTGGATTGGCAACTTGACGGCGTTGGAACCGTATCGCCCGTTCTTCATCGCCGCGGCACTCATCGCGCTGTTCTTCGCCTGGCGGCGCATCTACCGCTCGGCACAAGCCTGCAAACCGGGTGAAGTCTGCGCGATTCCACAGGTTCGCTCCGTTTATAAGCTCGTTTTCTGGATCGTAGCCGCCTTGATCCTGGTTGCCATTGCTTTTCCCTACGTCCTGCCGCTGTTCTATTGA
- a CDS encoding putative toxin-antitoxin system toxin component, PIN family yields the protein MRVILDTNVLLGALISPHGPPDAIYRAWRAARFELVTSTAQLDELRRVSRYPKLKTILPAHRIGTMVNNMQRAIVLNTLPPLPEGVDANDPNDAFLLAMAMAMAGEADYLVTGDRRAGLLQRGGIGRTRIVTPATFCAEAL from the coding sequence ATGCGCGTCATCCTGGACACCAACGTGCTGCTCGGCGCGCTGATCTCGCCGCACGGCCCGCCCGACGCGATCTACCGCGCTTGGCGCGCGGCGCGCTTCGAGCTGGTGACATCGACGGCCCAGCTTGACGAACTGCGGCGCGTGAGCCGATACCCGAAGCTCAAGACCATCCTGCCCGCGCACCGCATCGGCACGATGGTCAACAACATGCAGCGCGCCATCGTGCTGAATACCCTGCCGCCTCTGCCGGAAGGCGTGGACGCGAACGATCCAAACGATGCATTCCTGCTGGCGATGGCGATGGCCATGGCGGGCGAAGCGGACTACCTCGTAACCGGCGACCGCCGCGCCGGGTTGCTGCAACGTGGCGGCATCGGCCGCACGCGCATCGTCACTCCGGCCACATTCTGCGCCGAAGCGCTTTGA
- the merA gene encoding mercury(II) reductase, whose translation MADTIILQIEGMTCDSCAMHARQALERVPGVRSASVSYPQRQAEIEVDTGVGLDPLVAAVAALGYRARLPDTLNTPSGLLDKALGGQDGETRRSGDGEALHIAVIGSGGAAMAAALKAVEQGARVTLIERGTIGGTCVNIGCVPSKIMIRAAHIAHLRRESPFDGGISAAVPAIDRGKLLAQQQARVDELRHAKYEGILDGNPAITVLHGEARFKSGHSLNVQWNDGGEREVAFDRCLVATGASPAIPPIPGLKDTAYWTSTEALVSDTIPERLAVIGSSVVALELAQAFARLGSQVTILARGTLFLREDPAIGEAITAAFRAEEIEVLERTQASQIAYADGEFVLATGHGEIHADKLLVATGRAPNTHGLNLEAAGVAVNAQGAIVIDQGMRTNSPNIYAAGDCTDQPQFVYVAAAAGTRAAINMMGGSAALDLTAMPAVVFTDPQVATVGYSDAEAQHDGIETDSRTLTLDNVPRALANFDTRGFIKLIAEKGSGRLLGAQVVAPEGGEVIQAAALAIRNSMTVQELADQLFPYLTMVEGLKLAAQTFNKDVKQLSCCAG comes from the coding sequence ATGGCTGACACGATCATTCTTCAAATCGAGGGCATGACCTGCGACTCGTGCGCCATGCACGCACGGCAGGCTCTGGAGAGGGTGCCCGGCGTCCGCTCGGCCTCGGTGTCCTATCCCCAGCGGCAAGCGGAGATCGAGGTGGACACCGGCGTGGGCCTGGACCCGCTGGTTGCCGCAGTGGCCGCGCTGGGCTACCGTGCCCGGCTCCCTGATACGCTGAATACGCCCTCTGGTCTGTTGGACAAGGCGCTGGGCGGACAGGACGGCGAAACGAGGCGTAGCGGCGATGGAGAGGCGCTGCATATAGCCGTGATCGGCAGCGGTGGCGCGGCGATGGCGGCGGCACTTAAAGCCGTTGAGCAGGGCGCACGCGTGACGCTGATCGAGCGCGGCACCATCGGTGGTACCTGCGTGAACATCGGTTGCGTGCCGTCCAAGATCATGATCCGCGCCGCCCATATCGCCCACCTGCGCCGGGAAAGCCCATTCGATGGCGGCATCTCAGCGGCGGTGCCGGCGATTGATCGGGGCAAGCTGCTGGCCCAGCAGCAGGCCCGCGTCGATGAACTGCGCCACGCCAAATACGAGGGCATCCTGGACGGCAATCCGGCCATCACCGTGCTGCATGGTGAGGCTCGTTTCAAGAGCGGCCATAGCCTCAACGTCCAATGGAACGATGGCGGCGAGCGCGAAGTGGCCTTCGACCGCTGCCTGGTTGCCACGGGCGCCAGCCCGGCGATTCCGCCGATTCCCGGCTTGAAGGACACAGCCTACTGGACTTCCACCGAGGCGCTGGTCAGCGACACGATTCCTGAGCGGCTGGCCGTGATCGGTTCGTCGGTGGTCGCGCTGGAACTGGCGCAAGCCTTCGCCCGGCTCGGTAGCCAGGTGACGATCCTGGCACGCGGCACCTTGTTCCTCCGGGAAGACCCGGCCATCGGTGAGGCCATCACGGCGGCATTTCGCGCCGAAGAGATCGAGGTGCTGGAGCGCACGCAAGCCAGCCAGATCGCTTATGCGGATGGCGAATTTGTGCTTGCCACCGGGCACGGCGAGATACACGCCGATAAGCTGCTGGTCGCCACTGGTCGCGCACCGAACACACACGGCCTGAATCTGGAAGCGGCGGGCGTGGCCGTCAATGCGCAAGGGGCCATCGTCATCGACCAAGGTATGCGCACGAACAGCCCGAACATTTACGCCGCTGGCGACTGCACCGACCAGCCGCAATTCGTCTACGTGGCGGCAGCGGCTGGCACCCGTGCGGCCATCAACATGATGGGCGGTAGTGCGGCCCTGGACTTGACGGCGATGCCAGCCGTGGTGTTCACCGATCCGCAAGTGGCGACTGTGGGTTACAGCGACGCGGAAGCGCAGCACGACGGCATCGAAACCGACAGCCGCACGCTGACGCTCGACAACGTGCCGCGGGCGCTCGCCAATTTCGACACCCGTGGCTTCATCAAGCTGATCGCCGAGAAGGGTTCTGGCCGGTTGCTGGGTGCGCAGGTCGTGGCCCCGGAGGGCGGCGAAGTCATCCAGGCGGCGGCCCTGGCGATCCGCAACAGCATGACCGTCCAGGAACTGGCTGACCAGTTGTTCCCGTACCTGACGATGGTTGAGGGGTTGAAGCTCGCGGCGCAGACCTTCAACAAGGACGTGAAGCAGCTTTCCTGTTGCGCAGGGTGA
- the merR gene encoding Hg(II)-responsive transcriptional regulator: MENNLENLTIGVFAKAAGVNVETIRFYQRKGLLPEPDKPYGSIRRYGEADVVRVKFVKSAQRLGFSLDEIAELLRLEDGTHCEQASSLAEHKLQDVREKMADLARMEAVLSDLVCACHSRQGNVSCPLIASLHNGTNLTV; the protein is encoded by the coding sequence ATGGAAAATAATTTGGAGAACCTGACCATCGGCGTTTTCGCCAAGGCGGCCGGGGTCAACGTGGAGACGATCCGGTTCTATCAGCGCAAGGGCTTGCTACCGGAGCCGGACAAGCCATACGGCAGCATTCGCCGCTACGGCGAGGCGGACGTGGTGCGGGTGAAATTCGTGAAGTCGGCCCAGCGGCTGGGCTTCAGCCTGGATGAAATTGCCGAGTTGCTGCGGCTGGAAGATGGCACCCATTGCGAGCAAGCCAGCAGTCTGGCCGAGCACAAGCTCCAGGACGTGCGCGAAAAGATGGCCGACCTGGCGCGCATGGAGGCCGTCCTGTCTGATCTGGTGTGCGCCTGTCACTCGCGGCAGGGGAATGTTTCCTGCCCGCTGATTGCGTCATTGCATAACGGAACGAACCTCACCGTATAG
- a CDS encoding cysteine hydrolase family protein translates to MPQSSGLLVIDLQFGFSPKPDLVDRIRDVTQDYSVVVATRFCNPPDSLFRTRMNDGNDGGAVIDVGHAVVIDKPGYGLNHAAITVLREFTGITEWGLVGSRTGACIMACGFSLWDAGIPFHVIRDLCASEKGSMCEAVSTVLQQKFGV, encoded by the coding sequence ATGCCGCAAAGCAGCGGATTGTTGGTCATTGATCTTCAGTTTGGATTTTCCCCCAAGCCGGACCTGGTGGACCGTATCAGGGATGTGACGCAGGATTATTCGGTTGTGGTGGCCACCCGTTTCTGCAATCCGCCCGACAGCCTGTTCCGGACCCGCATGAACGACGGCAACGATGGCGGTGCGGTGATCGACGTGGGGCATGCGGTGGTGATCGATAAGCCGGGTTATGGATTGAATCACGCGGCGATAACCGTCTTGCGTGAGTTTACGGGAATCACCGAATGGGGGCTGGTCGGTAGCCGGACGGGCGCCTGCATCATGGCCTGTGGGTTTTCCCTATGGGACGCGGGGATACCGTTTCACGTCATTCGCGATCTGTGTGCTTCTGAAAAGGGATCCATGTGCGAAGCGGTCAGCACGGTCCTGCAACAAAAATTTGGCGTGTGA
- the merP gene encoding mercury resistance system periplasmic binding protein MerP, producing MKKFAILLALSAALSAPAWAATETVMLSIPGMTCGACPITVRTALQRVPGVEKVGIDEAKKQVIVTYNDSKTNMQALTRATKDAGYPSSIKQGERDHG from the coding sequence ATGAAAAAATTCGCGATCCTTCTTGCCCTGTCCGCTGCCCTGAGCGCGCCCGCTTGGGCCGCAACCGAGACCGTCATGCTGTCGATTCCTGGCATGACCTGTGGCGCCTGCCCGATTACCGTGCGCACTGCACTCCAGCGAGTGCCTGGCGTGGAAAAGGTTGGCATCGACGAAGCAAAAAAACAGGTCATCGTCACCTACAACGACAGCAAGACCAACATGCAGGCCCTGACCCGGGCAACCAAGGATGCTGGCTACCCTTCCAGCATCAAGCAGGGAGAGCGGGATCATGGCTGA
- a CDS encoding GNAT family N-acetyltransferase, translating into MIRAPFQLVPLDSAQDRAAFRSDSEPLNRYLREQVTQDIRRRVAACFVALADGQRVAGYYTLASASLLLTDLPASTGKKLPRYPTVPVVRMGRLAVDQAFKGQGLGGALLADALDRASRSEIAAFALMVDAKDEAAAAFYRHHGFIVLPDSPLSLFLPLATVQRS; encoded by the coding sequence ATGATCCGCGCACCATTCCAGCTTGTGCCGCTTGATTCAGCACAGGACCGCGCTGCCTTCCGCAGCGATTCGGAGCCGCTGAATCGCTACCTGCGAGAGCAAGTCACCCAGGACATTCGCCGCCGCGTGGCCGCCTGTTTCGTAGCTTTGGCAGACGGGCAGCGCGTCGCTGGCTACTACACTTTGGCATCAGCAAGCCTGCTGCTAACCGATCTACCTGCCAGCACCGGCAAGAAGCTGCCGCGCTATCCGACCGTGCCCGTTGTTCGCATGGGCCGCCTGGCTGTCGATCAGGCATTCAAGGGGCAAGGTCTTGGCGGTGCGCTTCTGGCGGATGCGCTCGACCGTGCTTCCCGTTCGGAGATTGCCGCCTTCGCCCTGATGGTGGATGCCAAGGACGAGGCGGCAGCGGCGTTCTATCGGCATCACGGCTTCATTGTCTTGCCAGACTCGCCGCTTTCCCTGTTCTTGCCGCTGGCGACCGTCCAGCGTTCTTGA
- a CDS encoding DUF4124 domain-containing protein, which yields MFYCVLRPISRSWLMALLVASAGLVLSDWMSSPIAQADPIYRWVSPSGVISYGDQPPPDARKLQELPPALPPVPAPSQKRQPAPSPKPSTEGNKALTAMERLNLLTAINNYQRSLQPQPESRRHVYIPAYIGPGPYHFERPRRRHRPPPFHLRPIRPPANLPPTVLLPPAAPASAYSSPVLLP from the coding sequence ATGTTCTACTGCGTTCTGCGTCCTATCTCGCGCTCCTGGCTTATGGCTCTTCTGGTCGCTTCGGCAGGTCTCGTTCTGTCCGACTGGATGAGTTCGCCGATAGCGCAGGCTGATCCTATCTACCGATGGGTATCTCCGAGCGGCGTCATCAGTTACGGAGACCAGCCTCCTCCCGATGCCCGAAAACTTCAGGAGTTACCTCCCGCCCTTCCTCCGGTCCCTGCGCCCTCGCAAAAGCGGCAACCTGCACCGTCACCCAAGCCTTCCACGGAAGGGAATAAAGCGCTGACTGCTATGGAGAGGCTAAACTTACTCACCGCCATCAATAATTATCAACGAAGTCTGCAGCCACAACCGGAATCCCGGCGGCATGTATACATTCCAGCCTATATAGGCCCAGGACCTTACCACTTTGAACGCCCTCGTCGTCGCCACCGACCTCCACCCTTCCACCTGCGTCCTATCCGCCCCCCTGCCAATCTGCCACCGACAGTGCTTCTGCCACCCGCGGCACCCGCATCGGCTTATTCTTCACCGGTGCTCTTGCCATAA
- a CDS encoding HlyD family secretion protein codes for MRNKILFGLAIVGILIGLVSAYIYSRQTPPQPPLATNYNPYVNGIFANGIIESYAADGENINIYPQVSGRVTGIFVQEGQTVAKGTPLFAIDDSVQKELVAQNKAQAQAALALLQELKAEPRKETLTIAEKQVEYARASLKYQQAQLEITQRERAIDPQAVSKLALENVQNSVLIARNNLKVAQAQYALTRAGAWRYDIRNQQAIYDAAQKTYASSNALLREYVVRAPVTGDVLRIGAAVGSYASPQGVYGTYTQGMNPVVVMGRKTGYLQVRAYLDEILVPRLPAPADITAKMFIRGLSNVSVPLQFVRIQPYVTPKIELSDQRTEKVDVRVLPILFKFKIPAHMNLFPGELVDVYIGKK; via the coding sequence ATGAGAAATAAGATACTATTCGGGCTCGCCATCGTCGGCATCCTCATCGGCCTGGTCAGCGCCTACATATACAGCCGGCAAACGCCGCCGCAACCCCCGCTGGCCACCAACTACAACCCCTACGTCAACGGAATATTCGCCAACGGCATCATCGAGAGTTACGCGGCCGATGGCGAAAACATCAACATCTACCCCCAGGTATCCGGTAGGGTGACCGGCATCTTTGTCCAGGAGGGGCAGACGGTGGCGAAGGGAACGCCGCTCTTCGCCATCGATGACTCCGTGCAAAAGGAACTGGTGGCCCAGAACAAGGCCCAGGCCCAGGCCGCCCTGGCCCTGTTACAGGAACTGAAAGCGGAACCCCGCAAAGAGACCCTGACCATTGCCGAAAAACAGGTCGAATATGCCCGAGCCAGCCTGAAATACCAGCAGGCACAACTGGAAATCACCCAAAGGGAAAGGGCCATCGATCCCCAGGCGGTGAGCAAACTAGCCCTGGAGAACGTGCAAAACTCGGTCCTGATTGCCCGAAACAATCTTAAGGTGGCACAGGCGCAGTATGCGCTGACCAGGGCCGGCGCCTGGCGTTACGATATCCGGAATCAACAAGCCATATATGACGCGGCACAAAAAACCTATGCGTCCAGCAACGCCCTGCTGCGGGAATATGTCGTGCGGGCGCCGGTCACTGGCGATGTCCTGCGCATCGGCGCCGCCGTCGGCAGCTACGCGTCTCCCCAGGGGGTCTACGGCACCTATACGCAGGGGATGAATCCGGTCGTGGTGATGGGCAGAAAGACCGGCTATCTGCAGGTCCGCGCCTATCTGGATGAAATACTGGTGCCACGGCTTCCAGCCCCCGCAGACATTACCGCGAAAATGTTCATTCGCGGACTCAGCAACGTCAGCGTGCCGCTGCAGTTTGTGCGGATACAGCCCTACGTGACGCCGAAGATCGAACTGTCCGATCAAAGAACCGAAAAAGTGGACGTACGGGTGCTGCCGATTCTCTTCAAGTTCAAGATTCCGGCACACATGAACCTGTTTCCCGGCGAACTGGTGGATGTGTATATAGGCAAGAAATAG
- a CDS encoding MbcA/ParS/Xre antitoxin family protein, with product MTQAAVTTDKESKVHDRSVLAKMLMKVFDLWMVVNEDQLALLGLAADNRAALSRYRKGEPLGANRDLLERAGHLLAIHKNLRLLFPHDRDLAYQWMTTRNRAFDYRTPVEVVREWGFTGLLMVRAYLDHARGE from the coding sequence ATGACTCAAGCAGCGGTCACGACAGACAAAGAAAGCAAAGTTCATGACCGGTCCGTCCTGGCAAAAATGCTGATGAAGGTTTTCGACCTCTGGATGGTGGTGAATGAAGATCAGCTTGCCTTGCTGGGTTTGGCTGCAGACAATCGTGCCGCCCTCAGTCGGTACCGCAAAGGCGAACCCCTGGGCGCAAACAGGGATCTGCTGGAGCGTGCTGGCCATTTGCTCGCCATACATAAAAATCTGCGATTGCTTTTTCCGCATGATAGGGACCTGGCTTATCAATGGATGACTACGCGTAACCGCGCATTCGATTATCGAACCCCCGTGGAAGTGGTCCGCGAGTGGGGATTCACCGGATTGCTGATGGTGCGGGCCTATCTGGACCATGCCCGGGGCGAATGA
- a CDS encoding glycosyltransferase family 4 protein, with product MKHASGRVLIVSPDFPFPPNHGGRADILSRIVTLKENGFDVDLIATVKHYPSDSDMSSMRLLVNNIVIVPRCLDITSGLSTLPFQLRSRRGLLSVSIPRMAYDTVLLETEYVAPILDNPGLEAETVILRVQNNETRYFKELGNSSNRITKKLFYYSESAKFSIWHSYIQKRVDALFYISSLEFEQSVFKDKSFWVPPSIDIQNMKVHKGIPQTVLFVGSLFMPNNLEGLSWYVNFVHDHLLDIPDYKLIIAGNSRGLTLKQEFNRERVVFYDSPDDLALNNIYDSASVFIAPMFHGAGVKMKVINAIVNGLPVVATNTSNEGNGLLSEKHLLISDQPIEFAYHIRSLLNSPAKREGLVKDAQAFFAEHYDSTNFIKYITDCHVASEN from the coding sequence ATGAAACATGCTTCTGGCAGGGTGCTAATCGTATCGCCTGACTTCCCTTTTCCTCCAAATCACGGGGGGCGAGCGGATATTCTATCGAGAATAGTGACATTAAAAGAAAATGGTTTTGATGTTGATTTAATAGCAACGGTTAAGCACTATCCGAGCGATTCGGATATGTCAAGCATGCGGCTATTGGTGAATAATATTGTCATTGTGCCAAGATGCTTAGATATTACTTCAGGATTATCTACTTTGCCATTTCAGTTAAGATCGCGACGTGGCCTACTTTCTGTGTCTATACCACGAATGGCGTATGATACGGTCCTTCTAGAAACTGAATACGTCGCCCCTATTCTCGACAATCCCGGCCTGGAAGCTGAAACTGTTATCCTCCGTGTACAAAACAACGAAACGCGTTATTTTAAGGAGCTCGGTAACTCGTCTAACCGCATTACTAAAAAATTATTCTACTATTCAGAATCCGCGAAATTTAGTATATGGCATTCATATATACAAAAACGAGTTGATGCCTTATTTTATATTTCATCGTTGGAGTTTGAACAATCTGTCTTCAAGGATAAATCATTCTGGGTGCCGCCAAGTATTGATATTCAAAATATGAAGGTGCATAAAGGGATACCACAAACTGTTCTGTTTGTGGGGTCTCTTTTTATGCCGAACAACCTGGAGGGACTGTCCTGGTATGTTAATTTTGTCCATGATCATCTTCTTGATATTCCAGATTATAAATTAATAATTGCTGGAAACAGTCGAGGTCTTACGCTAAAACAGGAATTTAATAGAGAGCGCGTCGTTTTCTACGACAGTCCGGATGACCTTGCTCTCAATAACATTTACGATAGTGCCAGTGTATTTATTGCCCCTATGTTTCATGGTGCCGGAGTAAAAATGAAGGTAATAAATGCAATTGTTAATGGTTTACCGGTGGTGGCAACGAACACTAGCAACGAAGGTAACGGACTGCTATCTGAAAAGCATTTATTAATTTCTGACCAACCTATTGAATTTGCATATCACATACGATCTCTTCTAAACTCTCCTGCAAAGCGGGAAGGTCTGGTTAAGGATGCTCAAGCATTTTTTGCCGAGCACTACGATTCCACTAATTTTATTAAGTACATTACAGATTGCCATGTTGCTTCCGAAAACTGA